The following DNA comes from Rhipicephalus microplus isolate Deutch F79 chromosome 6, USDA_Rmic, whole genome shotgun sequence.
CTTTAAACTTAATTCTTCAGTCTATTATTAAGCCCACGATGGTGAAATTGCAGAGCATAATTTATTAGTCTAGACTGATTTACTGTTTTTATCTGAGTGTCACTTTAAATTATGAGTGTCAACACATTGCACCTATAGTTATGTCAAGCTTTGGTTAACTTTAAAAAGTATAGCCTTATGAGTCAAGAGACAAATTGAGTATGAATTAGTTTAAGAAGTCCTCTGTCTTTATCCTAATCTCAACCCAATGAAAGTTTTTGATTTTCATTCATTCCGCAGGCAATTTTGACCATTTGCGTGAGGCTGGGCGGGACAGAAATGCCCcaacctcacacacacacacagagaaagCCATGCCAGCGCACCCCCTCTCCCCGCACCACAATGCAACGCGACTTTGCACCCCCATCACAAAATCCTGCTGATGCTTGTTGTCTCTGAACCACCCAATGTTCTTAGATCTAATTAATACAGTACACTCGCTGTGCATGACGTTGACCTGAAACAAACTGCCCGATGCTCACTGTGCCAGGGTCAGGTGTTCGTGGACCCGAACGACCCAAACACAATACACTACGAGGGCTTCGACCCCGGCGCACGATTCTCCAAGCTGGCACCGCCCCGagtgccaccaccaccgccaggGGTGTTGCCTAACCCGGCCCAGTTGGCGCTCATGCAGGGGCACAATGTCGTGGTCACACAACGCAAGTCCAACGTCATCTCGGGTGGATCCAGCGGTGGCGTAGATACGAGCTGCACCCTACAGTGACGCCACCTGCCATCTTGAAGGCGCCTTCTTAAATTTGTGTGGTGATTGGAATTCTCGCAACTACACAGCCTCATTGGATAGAGCAAATTGTTTGCATCACTAATGCTTCTCGACTTTCACTCTGATATCCAAATAAGGCACAAGTTCGGGGGAAGACGGAATCTTGGAGCAATGTAAAATCGTTGCAACATGAAGTGTCGCCGGAGCCAACGTTTTTACCACCAGTCCCGTCTTCTTCAAGACTGCAGCGGCCTACCTCCAGGCAGTTACTGCCTTGAAGAAGACGGGACGGCTTAGCGAAACATTGGCTCCAGTGACACTCCATGTTGCATAATTTTTTTCATGCAGTTTCACTCTAAAATTATTTTTTGTGGCTGTTTGGAGCATTCATGTTGAATACAGCCTCGATGCCGTGCATGTTATTTCTAAAATGCCTTTGCAGTTTTTCACATGGCAGCCTTTTAGCCAGGTCGGCTTTCCAAACAAAACAGAGGACATATATGCAGCGAACCAGAATGGACTCTAGACAACAGCAACTCCTCTGAATCTGTAAAGTTTGAATGGTGTAGTTATAAATTCTGCATGTGTACAATGTCTGAGAGACTAACCTTTATTTCAACATATATGATGTATCACCTACAATATGTTTGAAAAGTTTTCATATCGTGCCGGCGTTCTTGTTGAAGGAAGGCCATGAAAGTGCTGCTGATTCATTCAATTTAACTGAACACTGGTTATGAAGCTACAACCTGCATAGTTTTTGATGGCATTCGGATAAACCGTACACATACCTAAAAAGGTTGCAGTTGTAAAAGCTTGTTGCAAAGGGATATACAGTACTGAGCCGCAGCTTCAAAACTAGTCCTCGGATTAGAGTGCTGCACATGACCTCATGTgtagtttcttttttcattgcgcaTTTCAGCAGCTGCAATCACACTTTGCTCTTTTCATGCAAACACTAAGAAAGTGCGGAAACGTCGCTCCGAAATTGCCAAGGCAAAAGAACACATTTTATTCTGTTGCTTCTATCAAAAGGCAAGCCTGAACTATTATGAAAGTACCATATTATCCATTCGAGAGGTTCAATCACTTTCGATTTCAGATGTCCCTATTAGAAAATCCTCTGCAAAAACTATAAGTGCAACAAAGATACACAGACATTCATTGCAGTAAGTCCGACACTTGCAAGGTAAACACAAGAAAGCCCGCAGTATCTTCATTAATGAACAGTCCTAACAACGAAAGGTATAGTTTATATTCATGCAAATCAGCCACAGTGGCAGTGAGTTCGCCAATGAATAGATTTCACAATGAATAGATTTAAGTCTAAAATCAGCACAGCTGACATACCAGCGCATCGGTAGTTGACATACCAGCGCATCAATAAAGACTGTGAATACATGGCACATCCAAATAAAGTGGTATTAAAACCAAGACTTCACACTAGCCTGATCAAATAGTCCCACAGTGTGGAAAAGTTACAAGATATATGCATAGTGTTATGGGCCCTTGGTCATTTGATccacaatgaaataaaaaaaaagcacaaaaactaaACATAGGAGCACGACAGAATACCGCGCATTTGTGTAGTTGTTTCTTTGTAATCAAGGGTGAAGATTAAAGCGTGGCTGTGATGCCGGATTATAGGCAGTTTCGGAATAGGGTACTCAAAGCTTCCCGTTTTTCGCCCCAGCGAATGCATCATAAGCTATATATCCTCTTTGGCAAGCACGTTAAAGGCGAAAACGCTGCGCACGCTAGACCAAAACTTTCCATCACAACGGACCGTTGTCTATCTCAAAggttctttctcatttttttttcgagcgtGTGCTGTACAAAAAAATCTTCTTGGAGAAGCAGCATCGTCAGACAGTCGAAGCGATCCGTCGCAACTTCTGGCCGTCCTGGCGACTAGGAGAATGTCCACGCAGATACCCAGTTTACTTCACGGTGACGCCGTCAAATCGTACCTCGGTCGCCTACTCGACCACACCGAAGTAACGGAGCACATTTTGCGTGTAGCGGGGCAAAAAGACGTAAGTGGTGTAGCTGGACATGGCGACCACAGCTACTAGCCCGATATCTGATAATGAGGGGTTAAGGAAACGCTTGACGCATGCAACGGGCGGCAAGCGCCGCGCCAGCAGAAGGGCAGAGAACTAGAAACGGTGACCTGACACGGCCatagaacacctaccagtttatcGCTTGCCCGCCGCTTCGATGGCACTGATGACACCACCATAGCGGGCCACTGAAGTTGCACGCAGCATTAGCTTAACTACGTCGTCGCGCCCCTGTATATGGTCAGTGGCTCTTCTATAATCTATCTATCAACTAGATAGATGAAATAAAGAGCGAAAAAAGGATACTGAACACCCTCTTCTCCCAAGACTCCAACATGTAGAGGGACGTGTGAAGATCGTACATGAAGTAGTACCACTTGATCTTCTTGTACAAGCGGTTTAAAAACGACTTCATTTCAAAGCGAGGCACAACACTCGGTCAGTAACCAACCCCCGAGCAAAGGTTGAGCTATGGCGTTTTACAAAACGCGTCCGAGAAGCGCCGCTTCGCTGCACGTTGCCTTCGGATTGCTCAACTTGTGAcacacattttttattttttttttgtacaggctTGGTTCAGCTTGACTTGCCGTGGCTTCGCAACAACAAACAATAGCCGCAACAAACACAAACAAAATAACAATTGAAACGTTATGTAGGTTAAAAAACTGAATATTTACTTTAAAACAAATTTAAAACTTCTTCAATATTGTTAGCAGTGGGGGTAACTTAAAATAGTCTCAAAGTTTGGCATTGAgtactattttttattattatttgctaCAAAATAAACTTTTAAAACATCATTGCTTACTAAAAGTATGTTTAATGTTTATAAAAGTCAATTTATACAAATTAAAAATAGCATTTTAAAATTATAACTTAGAATACGCAAACGTGAAGCTTTATAGCGGTGAGTTTGTCGTCACATTCACTTCTGGTCGTCTGGCTGATTTGGCGCGCAATCTGTATGGCAATATGAGCCCGTGCGTGCATTAGTGTTGCTTCGACATCAAACGCTAAACTAACTTACAAACTTGTTTACAAGATCACAGACTGTGGTGCGCGCCTTGAAACGAGAATGCCGCCCGTCGTAAAGCCCACCAGATTCGCCCACGCCGAAGGCCACACCGACGTCTGCTACGGTCCAACTGGCAGGTAACGTCTCGGAAAAGGCACAGGCGTGTGCTTCGAAATACACGTTTCGTTTGATTGATGCAGGCATTTAGTGACGTGCGGTTCGGACGGGGAGGTCAGGACGTGGGAGGGCTTTCAGGACGACGAGCCGAAGTCTTACTCCGTCGGAGAGTCCGCCCTGGCGGTCGCCTGTGGTGTAAGTTACGCTTTAGGAACTGCCGCCAGAGTAGGCCGCGCAGAATTCTTCCGCCACTTCGTTCCCACTGACTGGCTGAAGTCGTGGTGCCCGATGCCACTCGATCAGAAATGCCGGTCGTCTGGTCACGCAGTCAGCCAATGGGGATGAAGTGCCGGAAGCACGCCTTTGTTCTTCGGCAAAGCTTGCCGGCTGGTGGCACCATAGACGGCTACTACGCTTTAACTAAGCAGTGCATGGCATGGCGGGTTCTCACTCTCTCTCTGCATTCGACAGGGAGGCTCGTTTTTCGTCGCCATCGACGATTACACCGTCAAAGCGTTCGAGGCCTCGACCGGGCAGCAGACCAGCGTGGTTGCTCAATTCCCTTCCGATGTTTACGCAGTTGCGTGCAGCAGCGACGGAAAGACTCTGGTCGCAGGTTCCGGGTAATGCCCCTATACTTTCGGTTCTTCCACTGCCGCTGTTTCTTCGAATACTTGTGTCATTTCTATGCATTACTGAATAGTACTTGTGCTCCGTGTTATGCAGAAACTAATACTCAACTATACATGTCATCTGGTGTAATAGTCTCAATGTATAAGATCCTCAGGGAGCTATAGGCCACAGTTGACATCTTGTAAGTTTTCACTACATCAAAAATGATGTGTGCAGTTAGCTGTGATATACTTGTGTACGTTAGGTGACATATATCCCaaagtgtttatatttttgccgaTTCGAAAATTACCATGTAGAAATCGAAAGCAAAACTACCGAGTATGCACGAAATGGCTATGTGATTGTCATAGGCCTTTGCACAGgggaggaccccccccccccccctcttcccagCTTGTCACCTAAAAAGGGGTTGGGGGGGTGCAAAAGCTGCCCCGTACATTGACTTAAACACACCTATGACTATTGTGTAAACTACCACATGCGTAAAATTACGATAGCAAATGCCAAAACATTTCATGTTGACCTGTGCTTTGTTAGTTAAAAATTTCTTTGTGCAAATTCAAATTTTTGTGCTGTCATATTCGAACTCGGCAAGTCTTTTCGTTGTAGCATTTGGACAACTAAATCGACCGGAATGTCCTGCAACGCATAACCATAAATATAATTTGAGTATAAAGCCGGCTAACACGTTAATCATACAGAAATTGGACATTATCACGCTTGAAAAACGCTCAGCCGCCAAAAAGTTTAGACAGCGGAATGGTGATTTACTTGCGTTTTGTCTCCATTGCTAGTCACGACGGCACGCCTGTTGTATTATTTGTTTCAGGGATTTCACATTGAAGGTCGTGGAAGTTTCATCTGGAAACTTCCAATCTTTGGTGGGCCACAAGGCGCCAGTGATTTGGTGCTGTATAGACCCTCAAGCCGAATTTGTCGTGAGTGGCCTTCTGTTAATTTCTGCTCCTCTCCACTTCTGTTCCTCTTGCACAGTAGTGTGAAATGATGAGAAATGTTGCTATTTGGTGAAACATTGTAGCTAGCTGCAGTTCATTTGACAGGAGCTCTGCACGAATTTGAGAGAGAAAACACGAACGATCGACGCACAAGAATGGAAACAATGGTCGGTTAgttctaattaatattgtgtcgaaCAAAAAATAATGAGCCCTTAAACTTTCCCTTCTTTCGTTCATTTATAGCAAAGGCCTCATTCTGGAAGAACGCCTTCAGGTAGTATGTGAGAGATTATTGGTCATGCCAACTAGTAAAAAGATCACACGCTTCGGGATGCCAGcaggcagtaaaaaaaaaaagttgcagcatatccacggagtcaatgaagATGAGTGGGCGAAGATACATTGGTAAGCTGTGCATcccactcgcggccgtttcaatgTTTCGAGGAGCCTGTCCCAGTATACCTCTGCGGCAGAAAGCGTGACGAATGCTTGCGGTTTGCCCAGCTGGCGAATCGTGGCAAAGATTTTCTTGCAGCATTCTCGCCAGTGTTGCACCGTGTTGGGTATGCCCCACGCGAAGGCCAGGTCTCGGTTGAGCACTTTGTTCATGAACTCGCGCCCGCCGCTCTCGAGTTGCTGCCGTGTGAAGCAGCTggtggtggatggatggatggacggatggatatggctgtaccctttagatcgggcagtggctagcgccaccaagctgtaatacttaatgaaccaaaaactagatttatttttcttcCCTTAAATAGTTAcattgaggattcgtactttgcagtgaagagtttaattttcactcgtgccttgactttagccaccaatcagataacctccttctagttaagtctacccgcttaaagtctattttgccctccctgtccttaaaccccagtgctttgaaaaactctgcaccatcatccagaactataggatgaagccctttacagaacattatcaagtgttcggcagtttc
Coding sequences within:
- the LOC119167065 gene encoding serine palmitoyltransferase small subunit A-like; this translates as MKSFLNRLYKKIKWYYFMYDLHTSLYMLESWEKRVFNIGLVAVVAMSSYTTYVFLPRYTQNVLRYFGVVE